One Castanea sativa cultivar Marrone di Chiusa Pesio chromosome 4, ASM4071231v1 DNA window includes the following coding sequences:
- the LOC142630662 gene encoding uncharacterized protein LOC142630662 isoform X2, producing the protein MTQHVSSLTLASEHPALPLITMNSKVIEEKARGLEIDSRLKLNKLTDAVMIKFESSYPSNTLRPDLRNQIEECICKKLPDLHTPDHPTYALMIRRAIEELNDGKGSTMEAISKFILEGVEDLPWAHASFLSHHLSKLSASGEIIKVSENCYRLPGEKSNSLPKRGLKKKRKKRHYHASEGDREHNVEEGYLFEKKQMLKEDKQSQNLEIAVNGELSGGQRHQIKEIEDQNRSQELQIEQIGKQRQEKQKINVTDQQQIPEEQRFQVNDKQNLAQGVRDKKSEDEKDEQRSIEAIEEQIHHDGRQIVMTENQDRAQRHQIEEIEDRDELEERQLQVIEEKQADEQYDVFEEQIKQVQQLEVVENHNEAKQNKVESIEEQNQEQKGDMIVEKYPSQVQKNKQQDEVRSQQRQTQRHEIEVIVEEQIGIVEKNNVTGEQIQERVGDVIQDQCQGKEQQSELIEVQNLPCDHVIKDIEKKIQLQEEEILLIEKLIEPQEQKGEVIEEQNEPRTEMRINMIGPSDMQSSKEPEKHKAIVMTEGSLTSQRLDNDGFKLLSQVKCIELLKRTKKIQEKLMDIIYSKSERAVSKDDTLKLVIEEQENEILKDPEQWQIEFSDPKRPPGFDEEVSPELSLKHKQLKLSGQLEVPAAWSKPTRTSTDVLTNSEQLENEQQPDLGNSDRGFELHSTTMEAESDRQEESISKYLNMDSRQLEMEKQLDLGEEHECQISQLQNSIQERPVELQLTVLKQSCERQQPSQRQQRWKTGSQASKALESDSVDVKKSECQLLTLGQQRRQLRPRGQRPSVSDSGKMKAPKCQDQKPGNRIQERPIELEPSKLDQSGQTLAQTLGQLQRRQLRPRGQQLSNSGQSTALKSQHMQDQQPGNWIQERPIELEPAKLAQSGQTLAQTLGQLQRRQLRPRGQQLSNSGQSTALKSQIEKRQLDPQGQGVFQNKLSASQHQHELQQLQHKVQGRPLKSNPDVDTAMGKYPSDDKHHHKQQTPEHQGLGRPHEKMKNEDQTTSVLFPTAHQNGQSRQLRPRDQDASQLKLAVNDTKKKSLSKHQHEQQKPLKRKGRGRPPKLKPDLDVAMGARQQLKRHKGWGRPPKSKGDADQSTMVLLPIDDQNQYEHQQAGCQGQAKRPTPKAKEDALVQVSIALDHQDHNELQQHQEHPPKKRGRGRPPNPKPTLSTMTMDVLFPSQQQEQPQHKKRGRPPKRKLDVVSAPQRKRRGRGRPSNAG; encoded by the exons ATGACCCAACACGTCTCGTCTCTGACCTTAGCATCAGAGCATCCAGCATTACCATTGATAACGATG AACTCAAAAGTGATAGAAGAAAAAGCAAGAGGTTTGGAAATtgattct AGACTCAAATTAAACAAGCTTACTGATGCCGTGATGATAAAATTTGAGAGCTCATACCCCTCCAACACCCTCAGACCTGATCTCAGGAACCAAATTGAAGAATGCATTTGCAAGAAACTCCCTGATTTGCACACCCCTGATCATCCCACTTATGCCCTG ATGATACGCAGAGCGATTGAAGAATTGAATGATGGAAAGGGCTCAACCATGGAAGCAATATCTAAGTTTATTTTGGAAGGGGTTGAGGATTTGCCATGGGCTCATGCAAGTTTTTTAAGTCATCATCTGAGCAAGCTTAGTGCGAGTGGAGAGATCATTAAAGTTTCAGAAAATTGTTATAGGCTTCCTGGTGAAAAAAGTAATTCTCTTCCTAAAAGAGGTCTGAAGAAGAAACGGAAGAAGAGGCATTACCATGCCAGTGAAGGAGATAGAGAGCATAATGTTGAAGAAGGATATCTATTTGAGAAGAAGCAGATGCTTAAAGAAGACAAGCAATCCCAAAATCTGGAGATTGCAGTGAATGGTGAACTCAGTGGAGGACAGAGGCATCAAATCAAAGAGATCGAGGACCAAAATCGATCACAGGAATTGCAGATTGAACAAATTGGCAAACAAAGGcaagaaaaacagaaaattaaTGTTACTGATCAACAACAAATTCCAGAAGAACAACGATTTCAAGTGAATGATAAACAAAATCTAGCACAAGGGGTACGTGATAAAAAATCTGAAGATGAAAAAGATGAACAACGATCAATTGAGGCAATTGAGGAACAGATTCATCACGATGGACGACAAATTGTAATGACTGAAAATCAGGATAGAGCACAAAGGCATCAAATTGAAGAAATTGAGGATCGAGATGAATTAGAAGAGCGACAATTGCAGGTTATTGAAGAGAAGCAAGCAGATGAACAATATGATGTATTTgaagaacaaataaaacaagTGCAACAACTTGAAGTTGTAGAAAACCACAATGAAGCAAAGCAAAACAAAGTTGAATCGATTGAAGAACAAAATCAAGAACAGAAAGGTGATATGATTGTGGAAAAATATCCATCTcaagtgcagaaaaataaacAGCAAGATGAAGTGAGGTCACAACAACGTCAAACACAAAGGCATGAAATTGAAGTGATTGTTGAGGAGCAGATTGGAATAGTAGAGAAAAATAATGTGACTGGAGAACAAATTCAAGAACGAGTGGGTGATGTAATTCAAGATCAGTGTCAAGGAAAAGAACAGCAAAGCGAACTGATTGAAGTGCAAAACTTGCCATGCGATCATGTAATCAaagatattgaaaaaaaaattcaattgcaagaagaagaaattctATTAATTGAAAAGCTGATTGAACCACAAGAGCAAAAGGGTGAAGTGATTGAGGAACAAAATGAGCCACGAACTGAAATGAGGATCAACATGATTGGCCCTAG TGACATGCAGTCATCCAAGGAACCAGAGAAACATAAAGCTATTGTGATGACTGAGGGTTCTCTTACAAGCCAGAGATTGGACAATGATGGTTTTAAACTTCTATCACAG GTTAAGTGCATAGAATTACTGAAGAGGACAAAGAAAATCCAGGAAAAGCtgatggatattatttactCAAAAAGTGAGAGGGCAGTGTCAAAGGATGACACTCTAAAACTTGTGATAGAAGAACAAGAGAATGAAATTCTAAAGGATCCTGAGCAGTGGCAAATTGAATTTTCTGATCCAAAAAGGCCTCCAGGATTTGATGAAGAAGTATCGCCGGAGTTATCTCTGAAACATAAGCAACTAAAGCTTTCTGGTCAGCTAGAGGTGCCAGCAGCCTGGTCAAAGCCAACTAGAACTTCCACTGATGTCCTCACAAATTCAGAACAGCTTGAAAATGAGCAACAGCCGGACCTTGGAAATTCAGACAGAGGATTTGAACTTCATTCAACAACAATGGAAGCAGAAAGTGATAGGCAAGAGGAATCCATATCAAAATATCTCAACATGGACTCAAGGCAGCTTGAGATGGAGAAGCAACTGGACCTGGGGGAGGAACATGAATGCCAG ATATCACAACTGCAAAATTCAATTCAAGAAAGGCCTGTGGAGCTTCAACTAACAGTACTCAAGCAATCATGTGAAAGGCAACAACCAAGTCAGAGGCAACAACGGTGGAAAACAGGGTCTCAGGCCTCAAAGGCATTGGAATCTGATTCTGTCGATGTGAAGAAATCTGAATGTCAG CTGCTAACACTGGGCCAACAGCGGAGACAACTGCGACCTCGAGGTCAAAGGCCTTCTGTATCTGATAGTGGCAAGATGAAAGCACCCAAGTGCCAG GACCAGAAACCTGGAAATCGGATACAAGAAAGACCTATAGAGCTTGAACCTTCAAAACTTGACCAATCAGGTCAAACACTTGCACAGACATTGGGGCAACTACAGCGAAGGCAACTACGGCCTCGGGGCCAGCAGCTGTCTAATAGTGGTCAGTCAACAGCACTTAAAAGCCAG CATATGCAGGACCAGCAACCTGGAAATTGGATACAAGAAAGACCTATAGAGCTTGAACCTGCAAAACTTGCCCAATCAGGTCAAACACTGGCACAGACATTGGGGCAACTACAGCGAAGGCAACTACGGCCTCGGGGCCAGCAGCTGTCTAATAGTGGCCAGTCAACAGCACTTAAAAGCCAG ATTGAGAAGAGGCAACTAGATCCTCAAGGCCAAGGTgttttccaaaataaattatcaGCCTCACAGCATCAGCATGAGTTGCAACAACTACAGCATAAAGTTCAAGGGAGGCCTCTGAAGTCAAATCCAGATGTGGACACAGCTATGGGGAAATATCCCTCAGATGATAAGCATCATCATAAGCAGCAGACACCAGAGCACCAAGGGTTGGGGAGGCCTCACGAGAAAATGAAGAATGAAGATCAAACTACCAGTGTATTGTTTCCCACAGCTCATCAGAATGGCCAGAGTAGGCAACTACGTCCTCGAGACCAAGATGCTTCCCAACTTAAACTGGCCGTAAATGATACCAAGAAAAAATCCCTCTCAAAACATCAGCATGAGCAGCAGAAGCCACTCAAGCGTAAAGGTCGAGGGAGGCCTCCAAAGTTAAAGCCAGATTTGGACGTGGCTATGGGGGCTCGGCAGCAGCTGAAAAGGCATAAAGGCTGGGGAAGGCCTCCTAAATCAAAGGGTGATGCAGATCAAAGTACAATGGTATTGTTGCCCATAGATGATCAGAATCAATATGAGCACCAGCAAGCAGGGTGTCAAGGGCAAGCGAAGCGTCCTACACCCAAGGCAAAGGAAGATGCATTGGTGCAAGTGTCAATTGCCTTGGATCATCAAGATCATAATGAATTGCAGCAGCATCAGGAGCACCCACCTAAAAAACGGGGCCGAGGGAGGCCTCCTAATCCAAAACCAACTTTATCTACTATGACCATGGACGTATTGTTTCCTTCACAGCAGCAGGAACAACCACAACATAAAAAACGGGGGAGGCCTCCTAAGAGGAAGTTGGATGTAGTCAGTGCGCCACAAAGAAAGCGTAGAGGCAGGGGAAGGCCTTCAAACGCGGGCTGA
- the LOC142630662 gene encoding uncharacterized protein LOC142630662 isoform X1, whose translation MTQHVSSLTLASEHPALPLITMNSKVIEEKARGLEIDSRLKLNKLTDAVMIKFESSYPSNTLRPDLRNQIEECICKKLPDLHTPDHPTYALMIRRAIEELNDGKGSTMEAISKFILEGVEDLPWAHASFLSHHLSKLSASGEIIKVSENCYRLPGEKSNSLPKRGLKKKRKKRHYHASEGDREHNVEEGYLFEKKQMLKEDKQSQNLEIAVNGELSGGQRHQIKEIEDQNRSQELQIEQIGKQRQEKQKINVTDQQQIPEEQRFQVNDKQNLAQGVRDKKSEDEKDEQRSIEAIEEQIHHDGRQIVMTENQDRAQRHQIEEIEDRDELEERQLQVIEEKQADEQYDVFEEQIKQVQQLEVVENHNEAKQNKVESIEEQNQEQKGDMIVEKYPSQVQKNKQQDEVRSQQRQTQRHEIEVIVEEQIGIVEKNNVTGEQIQERVGDVIQDQCQGKEQQSELIEVQNLPCDHVIKDIEKKIQLQEEEILLIEKLIEPQEQKGEVIEEQNEPRTEMRINMIGPSDMQSSKEPEKHKAIVMTEGSLTSQRLDNDGFKLLSQVKCIELLKRTKKIQEKLMDIIYSKSERAVSKDDTLKLVIEEQENEILKDPEQWQIEFSDPKRPPGFDEEVSPELSLKHKQLKLSGQLEVPAAWSKPTRTSTDVLTNSEQLENEQQPDLGNSDRGFELHSTTMEAESDRQEESISKYLNMDSRQLEMEKQLDLGEEHECQISQLQNSIQERPVELQLTVLKQSCERQQPSQRQQRWKTGSQASKALESDSVDVKKSECQLLTLGQQRRQLRPRGQRPSVSDSGKMKAPKCQHMQDQKPGNRIQERPIELEPSKLDQSGQTLAQTLGQLQRRQLRPRGQQLSNSGQSTALKSQHMQDQQPGNWIQERPIELEPAKLAQSGQTLAQTLGQLQRRQLRPRGQQLSNSGQSTALKSQIEKRQLDPQGQGVFQNKLSASQHQHELQQLQHKVQGRPLKSNPDVDTAMGKYPSDDKHHHKQQTPEHQGLGRPHEKMKNEDQTTSVLFPTAHQNGQSRQLRPRDQDASQLKLAVNDTKKKSLSKHQHEQQKPLKRKGRGRPPKLKPDLDVAMGARQQLKRHKGWGRPPKSKGDADQSTMVLLPIDDQNQYEHQQAGCQGQAKRPTPKAKEDALVQVSIALDHQDHNELQQHQEHPPKKRGRGRPPNPKPTLSTMTMDVLFPSQQQEQPQHKKRGRPPKRKLDVVSAPQRKRRGRGRPSNAG comes from the exons ATGACCCAACACGTCTCGTCTCTGACCTTAGCATCAGAGCATCCAGCATTACCATTGATAACGATG AACTCAAAAGTGATAGAAGAAAAAGCAAGAGGTTTGGAAATtgattct AGACTCAAATTAAACAAGCTTACTGATGCCGTGATGATAAAATTTGAGAGCTCATACCCCTCCAACACCCTCAGACCTGATCTCAGGAACCAAATTGAAGAATGCATTTGCAAGAAACTCCCTGATTTGCACACCCCTGATCATCCCACTTATGCCCTG ATGATACGCAGAGCGATTGAAGAATTGAATGATGGAAAGGGCTCAACCATGGAAGCAATATCTAAGTTTATTTTGGAAGGGGTTGAGGATTTGCCATGGGCTCATGCAAGTTTTTTAAGTCATCATCTGAGCAAGCTTAGTGCGAGTGGAGAGATCATTAAAGTTTCAGAAAATTGTTATAGGCTTCCTGGTGAAAAAAGTAATTCTCTTCCTAAAAGAGGTCTGAAGAAGAAACGGAAGAAGAGGCATTACCATGCCAGTGAAGGAGATAGAGAGCATAATGTTGAAGAAGGATATCTATTTGAGAAGAAGCAGATGCTTAAAGAAGACAAGCAATCCCAAAATCTGGAGATTGCAGTGAATGGTGAACTCAGTGGAGGACAGAGGCATCAAATCAAAGAGATCGAGGACCAAAATCGATCACAGGAATTGCAGATTGAACAAATTGGCAAACAAAGGcaagaaaaacagaaaattaaTGTTACTGATCAACAACAAATTCCAGAAGAACAACGATTTCAAGTGAATGATAAACAAAATCTAGCACAAGGGGTACGTGATAAAAAATCTGAAGATGAAAAAGATGAACAACGATCAATTGAGGCAATTGAGGAACAGATTCATCACGATGGACGACAAATTGTAATGACTGAAAATCAGGATAGAGCACAAAGGCATCAAATTGAAGAAATTGAGGATCGAGATGAATTAGAAGAGCGACAATTGCAGGTTATTGAAGAGAAGCAAGCAGATGAACAATATGATGTATTTgaagaacaaataaaacaagTGCAACAACTTGAAGTTGTAGAAAACCACAATGAAGCAAAGCAAAACAAAGTTGAATCGATTGAAGAACAAAATCAAGAACAGAAAGGTGATATGATTGTGGAAAAATATCCATCTcaagtgcagaaaaataaacAGCAAGATGAAGTGAGGTCACAACAACGTCAAACACAAAGGCATGAAATTGAAGTGATTGTTGAGGAGCAGATTGGAATAGTAGAGAAAAATAATGTGACTGGAGAACAAATTCAAGAACGAGTGGGTGATGTAATTCAAGATCAGTGTCAAGGAAAAGAACAGCAAAGCGAACTGATTGAAGTGCAAAACTTGCCATGCGATCATGTAATCAaagatattgaaaaaaaaattcaattgcaagaagaagaaattctATTAATTGAAAAGCTGATTGAACCACAAGAGCAAAAGGGTGAAGTGATTGAGGAACAAAATGAGCCACGAACTGAAATGAGGATCAACATGATTGGCCCTAG TGACATGCAGTCATCCAAGGAACCAGAGAAACATAAAGCTATTGTGATGACTGAGGGTTCTCTTACAAGCCAGAGATTGGACAATGATGGTTTTAAACTTCTATCACAG GTTAAGTGCATAGAATTACTGAAGAGGACAAAGAAAATCCAGGAAAAGCtgatggatattatttactCAAAAAGTGAGAGGGCAGTGTCAAAGGATGACACTCTAAAACTTGTGATAGAAGAACAAGAGAATGAAATTCTAAAGGATCCTGAGCAGTGGCAAATTGAATTTTCTGATCCAAAAAGGCCTCCAGGATTTGATGAAGAAGTATCGCCGGAGTTATCTCTGAAACATAAGCAACTAAAGCTTTCTGGTCAGCTAGAGGTGCCAGCAGCCTGGTCAAAGCCAACTAGAACTTCCACTGATGTCCTCACAAATTCAGAACAGCTTGAAAATGAGCAACAGCCGGACCTTGGAAATTCAGACAGAGGATTTGAACTTCATTCAACAACAATGGAAGCAGAAAGTGATAGGCAAGAGGAATCCATATCAAAATATCTCAACATGGACTCAAGGCAGCTTGAGATGGAGAAGCAACTGGACCTGGGGGAGGAACATGAATGCCAG ATATCACAACTGCAAAATTCAATTCAAGAAAGGCCTGTGGAGCTTCAACTAACAGTACTCAAGCAATCATGTGAAAGGCAACAACCAAGTCAGAGGCAACAACGGTGGAAAACAGGGTCTCAGGCCTCAAAGGCATTGGAATCTGATTCTGTCGATGTGAAGAAATCTGAATGTCAG CTGCTAACACTGGGCCAACAGCGGAGACAACTGCGACCTCGAGGTCAAAGGCCTTCTGTATCTGATAGTGGCAAGATGAAAGCACCCAAGTGCCAG CATATGCAGGACCAGAAACCTGGAAATCGGATACAAGAAAGACCTATAGAGCTTGAACCTTCAAAACTTGACCAATCAGGTCAAACACTTGCACAGACATTGGGGCAACTACAGCGAAGGCAACTACGGCCTCGGGGCCAGCAGCTGTCTAATAGTGGTCAGTCAACAGCACTTAAAAGCCAG CATATGCAGGACCAGCAACCTGGAAATTGGATACAAGAAAGACCTATAGAGCTTGAACCTGCAAAACTTGCCCAATCAGGTCAAACACTGGCACAGACATTGGGGCAACTACAGCGAAGGCAACTACGGCCTCGGGGCCAGCAGCTGTCTAATAGTGGCCAGTCAACAGCACTTAAAAGCCAG ATTGAGAAGAGGCAACTAGATCCTCAAGGCCAAGGTgttttccaaaataaattatcaGCCTCACAGCATCAGCATGAGTTGCAACAACTACAGCATAAAGTTCAAGGGAGGCCTCTGAAGTCAAATCCAGATGTGGACACAGCTATGGGGAAATATCCCTCAGATGATAAGCATCATCATAAGCAGCAGACACCAGAGCACCAAGGGTTGGGGAGGCCTCACGAGAAAATGAAGAATGAAGATCAAACTACCAGTGTATTGTTTCCCACAGCTCATCAGAATGGCCAGAGTAGGCAACTACGTCCTCGAGACCAAGATGCTTCCCAACTTAAACTGGCCGTAAATGATACCAAGAAAAAATCCCTCTCAAAACATCAGCATGAGCAGCAGAAGCCACTCAAGCGTAAAGGTCGAGGGAGGCCTCCAAAGTTAAAGCCAGATTTGGACGTGGCTATGGGGGCTCGGCAGCAGCTGAAAAGGCATAAAGGCTGGGGAAGGCCTCCTAAATCAAAGGGTGATGCAGATCAAAGTACAATGGTATTGTTGCCCATAGATGATCAGAATCAATATGAGCACCAGCAAGCAGGGTGTCAAGGGCAAGCGAAGCGTCCTACACCCAAGGCAAAGGAAGATGCATTGGTGCAAGTGTCAATTGCCTTGGATCATCAAGATCATAATGAATTGCAGCAGCATCAGGAGCACCCACCTAAAAAACGGGGCCGAGGGAGGCCTCCTAATCCAAAACCAACTTTATCTACTATGACCATGGACGTATTGTTTCCTTCACAGCAGCAGGAACAACCACAACATAAAAAACGGGGGAGGCCTCCTAAGAGGAAGTTGGATGTAGTCAGTGCGCCACAAAGAAAGCGTAGAGGCAGGGGAAGGCCTTCAAACGCGGGCTGA
- the LOC142630662 gene encoding uncharacterized protein LOC142630662 isoform X3 produces MTQHVSSLTLASEHPALPLITMNSKVIEEKARGLEIDSRLKLNKLTDAVMIKFESSYPSNTLRPDLRNQIEECICKKLPDLHTPDHPTYALMIRRAIEELNDGKGSTMEAISKFILEGVEDLPWAHASFLSHHLSKLSASGEIIKVSENCYRLPGEKSNSLPKRGLKKKRKKRHYHASEGDREHNVEEGYLFEKKQMLKEDKQSQNLEIAVNGELSGGQRHQIKEIEDQNRSQELQIEQIGKQRQEKQKINVTDQQQIPEEQRFQVNDKQNLAQGVRDKKSEDEKDEQRSIEAIEEQIHHDGRQIVMTENQDRAQRHQIEEIEDRDELEERQLQVIEEKQADEQYDVFEEQIKQVQQLEVVENHNEAKQNKVESIEEQNQEQKGDMIVEKYPSQVQKNKQQDEVRSQQRQTQRHEIEVIVEEQIGIVEKNNVTGEQIQERVGDVIQDQCQGKEQQSELIEVQNLPCDHVIKDIEKKIQLQEEEILLIEKLIEPQEQKGEVIEEQNEPRTEMRINMIGPSDMQSSKEPEKHKAIVMTEGSLTSQRLDNDGFKLLSQVKCIELLKRTKKIQEKLMDIIYSKSERAVSKDDTLKLVIEEQENEILKDPEQWQIEFSDPKRPPGFDEEVSPELSLKHKQLKLSGQLEVPAAWSKPTRTSTDVLTNSEQLENEQQPDLGNSDRGFELHSTTMEAESDRQEESISKYLNMDSRQLEMEKQLDLGEEHECQISQLQNSIQERPVELQLTVLKQSCERQQPSQRQQRWKTGSQASKALESDSVDVKKSECQLLTLGQQRRQLRPRGQRPSVSDSGKMKAPKCQHMQDQKPGNRIQERPIELEPSKLDQSGQTLAQTLGQLQRRQLRPRGQQLSNSGQSTALKSQDQQPGNWIQERPIELEPAKLAQSGQTLAQTLGQLQRRQLRPRGQQLSNSGQSTALKSQIEKRQLDPQGQGVFQNKLSASQHQHELQQLQHKVQGRPLKSNPDVDTAMGKYPSDDKHHHKQQTPEHQGLGRPHEKMKNEDQTTSVLFPTAHQNGQSRQLRPRDQDASQLKLAVNDTKKKSLSKHQHEQQKPLKRKGRGRPPKLKPDLDVAMGARQQLKRHKGWGRPPKSKGDADQSTMVLLPIDDQNQYEHQQAGCQGQAKRPTPKAKEDALVQVSIALDHQDHNELQQHQEHPPKKRGRGRPPNPKPTLSTMTMDVLFPSQQQEQPQHKKRGRPPKRKLDVVSAPQRKRRGRGRPSNAG; encoded by the exons ATGACCCAACACGTCTCGTCTCTGACCTTAGCATCAGAGCATCCAGCATTACCATTGATAACGATG AACTCAAAAGTGATAGAAGAAAAAGCAAGAGGTTTGGAAATtgattct AGACTCAAATTAAACAAGCTTACTGATGCCGTGATGATAAAATTTGAGAGCTCATACCCCTCCAACACCCTCAGACCTGATCTCAGGAACCAAATTGAAGAATGCATTTGCAAGAAACTCCCTGATTTGCACACCCCTGATCATCCCACTTATGCCCTG ATGATACGCAGAGCGATTGAAGAATTGAATGATGGAAAGGGCTCAACCATGGAAGCAATATCTAAGTTTATTTTGGAAGGGGTTGAGGATTTGCCATGGGCTCATGCAAGTTTTTTAAGTCATCATCTGAGCAAGCTTAGTGCGAGTGGAGAGATCATTAAAGTTTCAGAAAATTGTTATAGGCTTCCTGGTGAAAAAAGTAATTCTCTTCCTAAAAGAGGTCTGAAGAAGAAACGGAAGAAGAGGCATTACCATGCCAGTGAAGGAGATAGAGAGCATAATGTTGAAGAAGGATATCTATTTGAGAAGAAGCAGATGCTTAAAGAAGACAAGCAATCCCAAAATCTGGAGATTGCAGTGAATGGTGAACTCAGTGGAGGACAGAGGCATCAAATCAAAGAGATCGAGGACCAAAATCGATCACAGGAATTGCAGATTGAACAAATTGGCAAACAAAGGcaagaaaaacagaaaattaaTGTTACTGATCAACAACAAATTCCAGAAGAACAACGATTTCAAGTGAATGATAAACAAAATCTAGCACAAGGGGTACGTGATAAAAAATCTGAAGATGAAAAAGATGAACAACGATCAATTGAGGCAATTGAGGAACAGATTCATCACGATGGACGACAAATTGTAATGACTGAAAATCAGGATAGAGCACAAAGGCATCAAATTGAAGAAATTGAGGATCGAGATGAATTAGAAGAGCGACAATTGCAGGTTATTGAAGAGAAGCAAGCAGATGAACAATATGATGTATTTgaagaacaaataaaacaagTGCAACAACTTGAAGTTGTAGAAAACCACAATGAAGCAAAGCAAAACAAAGTTGAATCGATTGAAGAACAAAATCAAGAACAGAAAGGTGATATGATTGTGGAAAAATATCCATCTcaagtgcagaaaaataaacAGCAAGATGAAGTGAGGTCACAACAACGTCAAACACAAAGGCATGAAATTGAAGTGATTGTTGAGGAGCAGATTGGAATAGTAGAGAAAAATAATGTGACTGGAGAACAAATTCAAGAACGAGTGGGTGATGTAATTCAAGATCAGTGTCAAGGAAAAGAACAGCAAAGCGAACTGATTGAAGTGCAAAACTTGCCATGCGATCATGTAATCAaagatattgaaaaaaaaattcaattgcaagaagaagaaattctATTAATTGAAAAGCTGATTGAACCACAAGAGCAAAAGGGTGAAGTGATTGAGGAACAAAATGAGCCACGAACTGAAATGAGGATCAACATGATTGGCCCTAG TGACATGCAGTCATCCAAGGAACCAGAGAAACATAAAGCTATTGTGATGACTGAGGGTTCTCTTACAAGCCAGAGATTGGACAATGATGGTTTTAAACTTCTATCACAG GTTAAGTGCATAGAATTACTGAAGAGGACAAAGAAAATCCAGGAAAAGCtgatggatattatttactCAAAAAGTGAGAGGGCAGTGTCAAAGGATGACACTCTAAAACTTGTGATAGAAGAACAAGAGAATGAAATTCTAAAGGATCCTGAGCAGTGGCAAATTGAATTTTCTGATCCAAAAAGGCCTCCAGGATTTGATGAAGAAGTATCGCCGGAGTTATCTCTGAAACATAAGCAACTAAAGCTTTCTGGTCAGCTAGAGGTGCCAGCAGCCTGGTCAAAGCCAACTAGAACTTCCACTGATGTCCTCACAAATTCAGAACAGCTTGAAAATGAGCAACAGCCGGACCTTGGAAATTCAGACAGAGGATTTGAACTTCATTCAACAACAATGGAAGCAGAAAGTGATAGGCAAGAGGAATCCATATCAAAATATCTCAACATGGACTCAAGGCAGCTTGAGATGGAGAAGCAACTGGACCTGGGGGAGGAACATGAATGCCAG ATATCACAACTGCAAAATTCAATTCAAGAAAGGCCTGTGGAGCTTCAACTAACAGTACTCAAGCAATCATGTGAAAGGCAACAACCAAGTCAGAGGCAACAACGGTGGAAAACAGGGTCTCAGGCCTCAAAGGCATTGGAATCTGATTCTGTCGATGTGAAGAAATCTGAATGTCAG CTGCTAACACTGGGCCAACAGCGGAGACAACTGCGACCTCGAGGTCAAAGGCCTTCTGTATCTGATAGTGGCAAGATGAAAGCACCCAAGTGCCAG CATATGCAGGACCAGAAACCTGGAAATCGGATACAAGAAAGACCTATAGAGCTTGAACCTTCAAAACTTGACCAATCAGGTCAAACACTTGCACAGACATTGGGGCAACTACAGCGAAGGCAACTACGGCCTCGGGGCCAGCAGCTGTCTAATAGTGGTCAGTCAACAGCACTTAAAAGCCAG GACCAGCAACCTGGAAATTGGATACAAGAAAGACCTATAGAGCTTGAACCTGCAAAACTTGCCCAATCAGGTCAAACACTGGCACAGACATTGGGGCAACTACAGCGAAGGCAACTACGGCCTCGGGGCCAGCAGCTGTCTAATAGTGGCCAGTCAACAGCACTTAAAAGCCAG ATTGAGAAGAGGCAACTAGATCCTCAAGGCCAAGGTgttttccaaaataaattatcaGCCTCACAGCATCAGCATGAGTTGCAACAACTACAGCATAAAGTTCAAGGGAGGCCTCTGAAGTCAAATCCAGATGTGGACACAGCTATGGGGAAATATCCCTCAGATGATAAGCATCATCATAAGCAGCAGACACCAGAGCACCAAGGGTTGGGGAGGCCTCACGAGAAAATGAAGAATGAAGATCAAACTACCAGTGTATTGTTTCCCACAGCTCATCAGAATGGCCAGAGTAGGCAACTACGTCCTCGAGACCAAGATGCTTCCCAACTTAAACTGGCCGTAAATGATACCAAGAAAAAATCCCTCTCAAAACATCAGCATGAGCAGCAGAAGCCACTCAAGCGTAAAGGTCGAGGGAGGCCTCCAAAGTTAAAGCCAGATTTGGACGTGGCTATGGGGGCTCGGCAGCAGCTGAAAAGGCATAAAGGCTGGGGAAGGCCTCCTAAATCAAAGGGTGATGCAGATCAAAGTACAATGGTATTGTTGCCCATAGATGATCAGAATCAATATGAGCACCAGCAAGCAGGGTGTCAAGGGCAAGCGAAGCGTCCTACACCCAAGGCAAAGGAAGATGCATTGGTGCAAGTGTCAATTGCCTTGGATCATCAAGATCATAATGAATTGCAGCAGCATCAGGAGCACCCACCTAAAAAACGGGGCCGAGGGAGGCCTCCTAATCCAAAACCAACTTTATCTACTATGACCATGGACGTATTGTTTCCTTCACAGCAGCAGGAACAACCACAACATAAAAAACGGGGGAGGCCTCCTAAGAGGAAGTTGGATGTAGTCAGTGCGCCACAAAGAAAGCGTAGAGGCAGGGGAAGGCCTTCAAACGCGGGCTGA